ATAAGTTACAGTCATATCCAGTTTTCCGTCGCCATCCATATCGGAAGCAGCAACATTTGACCCACCGTTGAAAAGGGGTGCAGATGTAAAATCAACTCGTGCAGCAAATGATCCTGTGGTAATTTGCGCTGCAAGAACAAAAGGAAATGCTGCCGTAATAAAAAGATAGAAGTGTTTCATAAGTTTAGGTTTTAGAACTTATTGAAAATTACTAAAATTTAGGTTGAAGAATTAATTGTGCCGAACGGATTTCAATTTTCTTGCTCGTTCCTCCGGTTGATGTACGCTGGTCAAGAATTTCACTCAATATTTCACCAACACTTTACAAGTGTATGTAATCTAAAGTATAAAGTCAAGTTTTTTACAAAATAGAGTAAACACTACGAAATCATTGGTATGATTATCTTTGGAAGGAAACCCGAATTCATAATTTGTAAATTCTCACTTTGCATTTTCGCACCTATTCTCACTTCGGTCCCCCATTCGTAATTGGCAAATTCGCACTTCGCATTTTCGTACCTATTCGCACTTCGTTCCCCCATTCGTAATTCGTTCCCGAATTCGCATCCTATAAATATTGTCTCAGCCACTGACGCGCTTTATTTTCGTCCGTAAAAAGTTTTGCCGGAAAAGGTGGTTTCTTCAATCCGAGGTAAAGATTGGCAAGCATCGATGATATAGGAGAATTTGTAATGATGGCGAGCGCTTTTACAAGTTTCGGCGTTTCCTCCGAAGCAAGTTCCCTGGTTTCTTTATCCGCACCGCCTACGTTCGTCACTTCACCCAGCCAGCAGATCTTTTTTCCATTCGAAAGCTCAGCGATCTGCCGGAAAGAATTATGGAGTGAATCTTTAGTGAGCACAGCTCCTTTATTGAAAACGGAACAGAAGATCCCGTCATCTTCAAACCACATTCTTGAAAGAGGTGAGTCAATTACATTGACATGATTTGGGGGAATCATTTTACAGGGAGATTTTTGGTTTTTATTTTGCAAAGTTCAAAATTAACCGGAAAAACTTTCGTGCATCAACATTAAAAAAATCATCCGAAGATGCGTGGTAATATTTTTTCAAAAAAAACCGGCAGGTGATCTGATCATCCTGCCGGCCCCTCATGAAATTGAAATAAAAAATCGTGATCAGTACTTTGAGATTTTTTGTGTGATGCGTGTGCCGTTCATCTGAACCTGCAACAAATAAATTCCTGCCGGCTGATCAGCAATGTTCAAAACATGCACTGCATCTTTTGCGCACGTGAAATTCTCACTGTAAATGGTTTTCCCGGTAATGTCATACAATGTGATCCGTAGATCTCCCGCAACAGAAGTTTTAATATTAATAACTGTTGAAGCCGGGTTTGGATAAATGAAGAAACCATTTGACAAGGAAGGAGTGCTGATGCCCGTTCCGTCATTGATGGAAACCGTATCACAAACAGAAGCACATCCGTTTGCATCTGTTACGCACACCGTATAAGTTCCGAGTCCAAGGCCAGAAGCAGTTTGTGTTGTTTGAGATCCTGGTGACCACAAATAAGTGTATGGGCCTGTTCCACCCGTTGGTGTAGCAGTTGCAGATCCATTGGTGCATCCAACACAAGTAGCATCTGTTCCGCTAGTGGTAACGGTCATCACCGGTGGTTGTGTTATGCTGAAGATCTGGTTGGTGGAGCAACCATTTGCATCCGTGACCACCACACCATGATTTCCTGCGCAGAGATTCGAATCGTTCTGTGCAGTTCCACCTGACGTCCATGAATACATAAACGGAGATGTACCTCCTGTTGGATTTGCCATTGCAACTCCATCGCACGATCCGTTGCACGATGCATTGATCATCGTAACGTTTGCCATCAGCGGATTCGGTTGCATTACAGTTACAGTTGAGGTGGCCATACATCCGTTCGCGTCTGTTACTGTTGCAGTGTAAGTTCCCGCTGTTAAACCGTTGATCATTGTTGTAGTTTGATTTCCCGGCGACCACATGTAAGTGTAAGCGGGTGTTCCGCCACTTGCGCTCACTGTAGCTGATCCGTCGTTGCCGCCATTACAAGAAACAGAAGTGGAAGTTGTAGTTGCCATTACTGCGGTGGAAGGTTGTGCGATGGTTGTAGCGACAGAAGTTGCGCATCCGTTCGCATCAGTGATCGTACACGCGTAAGTTCCCATTGGTAATCCGGTAGCTGTTTGCGTCATTTGTGCGGGTGTTGAATTCCAGCTATAAGAATAAGGAGGCGTTCCGCCGAATGGAGTTGCAGTTGCAGTTCCGTCACTTCCGCCAAAACAATTTACAGAAGTGTTGGATGATGTTGCACTAACAGCAGAGGAAGGCTGAGTAATAATTGAAACAACAGTTGTTGAACAACCATTGTTATCTGTCACTGTGCAAGTGTATGAACCCGGTCCGAGATTAGTTGCAGTTTGTGTATTCTGTACCGGCGTTGAATTCCAGGAATAAGAATAGTTGGGAGTTCCTCCCGAAGCAACTGCAGTTGCAGATCCGTTCATTCCACCGAAGCAGGCAACGTTTACATGCGATTCTGTTGCGGTAAGCATTGTAGGTTCCGTGATGGTCACTGTTGCTGTGGCCGATTGCACGCCATTGGTAACAGTAACGGTATAACTCCCTGCACACAGGTTGGTCGCTGTTTGTGTTGTTTGCGTGGGTGTGGAGTTCCACGAATAAGTTCCTGCAGGAACAAAACCGGATTGATTTGCCATTGCAGATCCAATACATTGTCCGTTGCACGACTCATTCACAACGTTACTGATCGTCACAGTTTGAGCGAATGCGTAATAAGAAAGGAACATTGCAAAAAAGATTGTGTAAATTTTTTTCATAATTTTTTTTTTAGTGTTGGGTTTTTGATTTGAGGTTGACCGATTCAAATATCAACCACACCGCTGCAATAAAAACGGCGTGGAAGAATTGGTTACGATAAATATGAATTAAGATGTTCGCCTTTATTAATTGCAAAATAATTTACATTTCCCTCGGGGCGGGACTGATTTCGATAACCAGCGGTTAATTTTCGATACCCGGGAAGATTATCGCAGAAAACTTTTGATGGCAGTGCCCAGTTCTTTTTTC
This DNA window, taken from Bacteroidota bacterium, encodes the following:
- a CDS encoding T9SS type A sorting domain-containing protein: MKKIYTIFFAMFLSYYAFAQTVTISNVVNESCNGQCIGSAMANQSGFVPAGTYSWNSTPTQTTQTATNLCAGSYTVTVTNGVQSATATVTITEPTMLTATESHVNVACFGGMNGSATAVASGGTPNYSYSWNSTPVQNTQTATNLGPGSYTCTVTDNNGCSTTVVSIITQPSSAVSATSSNTSVNCFGGSDGTATATPFGGTPPYSYSWNSTPAQMTQTATGLPMGTYACTITDANGCATSVATTIAQPSTAVMATTTSTSVSCNGGNDGSATVSASGGTPAYTYMWSPGNQTTTMINGLTAGTYTATVTDANGCMATSTVTVMQPNPLMANVTMINASCNGSCDGVAMANPTGGTSPFMYSWTSGGTAQNDSNLCAGNHGVVVTDANGCSTNQIFSITQPPVMTVTTSGTDATCVGCTNGSATATPTGGTGPYTYLWSPGSQTTQTASGLGLGTYTVCVTDANGCASVCDTVSINDGTGISTPSLSNGFFIYPNPASTVINIKTSVAGDLRITLYDITGKTIYSENFTCAKDAVHVLNIADQPAGIYLLQVQMNGTRITQKISKY